The Antarcticibacterium sp. 1MA-6-2 genome has a window encoding:
- a CDS encoding SusC/RagA family TonB-linked outer membrane protein, whose product MVVLQNGLCKEYFTRLNYDYLDKYLLELNGRYDATSRFPADYRWGFFPSVSAGWLINKESFFQDITGETFDMFKIRASYGSMGNQNISNYAYFPTMPNGLFDYPMNGSRLNYIESPALNPTQITWEEVSTLNIGADFSLFESRLAMNFDWFIRDTEGMLAPGATLPSVLGTGSPMENAADLRTKGFEISLTYGDNFQLGNDPFSFSITGNLSNSITRITRFENPNFSLQDFYVGMTIGELWGYRVDGLFQSEEEIANHADQSFVSNRISNGGGLQPGDVRYVDLDGDGFVGEGEYTVNEPGDREIIGNTAPRYLYSANLSTQWKGFDLSAFIQGVGQQDWYPNADSRFFWGQYNRPYNAYLRKDLINDMWSPENPDAYFPRNFGYIALGGSLEKVNDRYMQSVAYMRIKNITFGYTIPEGFISQSSTTKLRIFASGENLFTFSPLTNYVDPEAASAALNFNNPSTSSNRGNAQVVPFSKIYSFGVTLQF is encoded by the coding sequence ATGGTGGTGCTACAGAATGGGCTTTGCAAGGAGTATTTTACTAGGTTGAATTACGACTATCTCGATAAATATCTACTGGAGCTAAACGGTAGGTACGATGCAACTTCTCGTTTTCCGGCTGATTATCGTTGGGGATTTTTCCCATCTGTATCAGCAGGATGGTTGATTAATAAAGAAAGTTTTTTTCAGGATATAACGGGAGAAACTTTTGATATGTTTAAAATAAGAGCGTCCTACGGATCAATGGGAAACCAAAACATAAGCAATTACGCCTATTTCCCTACAATGCCTAATGGATTATTTGATTATCCCATGAATGGTAGTCGACTAAATTACATAGAATCCCCTGCTTTAAATCCTACTCAAATTACTTGGGAAGAGGTGAGTACTTTAAATATCGGTGCCGATTTTTCATTATTTGAAAGTCGTTTAGCTATGAACTTTGACTGGTTTATAAGGGATACTGAAGGAATGTTGGCTCCTGGAGCTACATTACCAAGTGTCTTGGGTACAGGTTCACCTATGGAAAATGCTGCCGATCTTAGAACTAAAGGTTTTGAGATTTCCTTGACTTATGGTGATAATTTTCAATTAGGTAATGATCCTTTTTCTTTTTCAATTACTGGAAATTTATCTAATTCAATAACCAGAATAACCAGGTTCGAAAATCCTAATTTTAGTCTCCAGGACTTTTATGTAGGTATGACAATTGGTGAATTATGGGGTTATAGAGTAGACGGTTTATTTCAATCTGAAGAAGAAATTGCCAATCACGCAGATCAAAGTTTTGTGTCAAATCGAATATCAAACGGTGGGGGTCTTCAGCCTGGGGATGTAAGATATGTTGATTTAGATGGAGATGGATTCGTGGGCGAAGGAGAATATACTGTTAATGAACCCGGAGATAGAGAAATTATTGGGAATACAGCACCCCGATATTTGTATAGTGCAAATTTAAGTACTCAATGGAAAGGTTTTGATTTATCCGCTTTTATTCAAGGTGTAGGCCAGCAAGATTGGTATCCAAATGCAGATTCCAGGTTTTTCTGGGGTCAATATAACCGACCTTATAATGCCTATTTAAGAAAAGATCTTATTAATGACATGTGGTCTCCGGAAAACCCGGACGCTTATTTCCCAAGAAATTTTGGATACATTGCATTAGGAGGATCGTTGGAAAAGGTGAATGACAGATATATGCAAAGTGTGGCATATATGCGGATTAAAAATATCACGTTTGGGTATACTATACCTGAAGGCTTTATATCCCAGTCTTCTACAACAAAGCTACGTATTTTTGCCAGCGGTGAAAACTTATTTACTTTTTCACCATTGACAAATTATGTTGATCCTGAAGCCGCTAGTGCTGCCCTAAATTTTAATAACCCCTCTACATCTTCAAATAGGGGAAATGCTCAGGTAGTTCCTTTTTCAAAAATTTATTCATTTGGAGTAACGTTGCAATTTTAA
- a CDS encoding TonB-dependent receptor plug domain-containing protein, translating into MGSTLQGLSPGLNVTQTSGKPGDEPRINIRGFTSINGGQPLVLIDGVEGSISNLNPNDVESISVLKDAGSAAIYGARGAFGVVLVTTKNAREGNIVVNVGSTMEIGTPTTNTDFLTDPYLAVSIVDESFRYANGVSYTGYNAADMANLLEVSRDPSLARVEIQNRAGREQYIHYGYTDWWKYFFRENYPSQIHTASVSGGSEKIKAYFSYRNFQSTGILKVQDDSYTKYNLRGKIDVEAADWLTFSNNLQYNDAQDLEHSGSQYGTYRNVWSSLMWVHALPSYMLK; encoded by the coding sequence GTGGGGTCAACCTTACAGGGGTTAAGTCCGGGTTTGAATGTTACCCAGACGTCCGGTAAACCTGGAGATGAACCCAGAATAAATATCCGTGGATTTACTTCTATAAATGGTGGACAACCTCTTGTCCTGATTGACGGAGTAGAAGGAAGCATAAGTAATCTAAATCCTAATGATGTTGAATCCATAAGTGTACTAAAAGATGCTGGATCTGCAGCAATTTATGGAGCTAGAGGTGCTTTTGGAGTTGTATTGGTAACAACTAAAAATGCTCGAGAAGGGAATATTGTTGTTAATGTTGGAAGCACTATGGAAATAGGTACTCCCACTACAAATACTGATTTTCTTACAGATCCCTATTTGGCTGTATCTATTGTAGATGAATCCTTTAGATATGCCAATGGAGTTTCCTATACAGGTTATAATGCAGCTGACATGGCAAACTTACTAGAAGTTTCAAGAGATCCTTCCCTTGCACGGGTTGAAATCCAAAATCGTGCAGGTCGTGAGCAATACATTCATTATGGATATACGGACTGGTGGAAGTATTTTTTTAGGGAAAATTATCCGTCACAAATTCATACTGCTTCAGTTTCTGGAGGCTCAGAAAAGATCAAGGCGTATTTTTCCTACAGGAACTTTCAATCCACAGGAATCTTAAAAGTGCAGGACGATAGTTATACAAAATATAATCTTCGAGGAAAAATTGATGTAGAGGCTGCAGATTGGTTAACCTTTTCCAATAACCTGCAGTATAATGATGCCCAGGATTTGGAACATAGTGGAAGCCAATATGGTACTTACAGGAATGTGTGGAGTAGTCTAATGTGGGTACATGCTTTACCCTCATATATGCTTAAGTAA
- a CDS encoding carboxypeptidase-like regulatory domain-containing protein, with product MKEVLRKIVLMFLLIFISWNSWSQDRPISGTVVDENGLPLPGVSVKVQDLPIGAVTDFDGNFSFSLPDNPRTILVFSFLGFVQQEIPLGDQSTFHITLLESATGLGEVIVVGYGSTNRENISTAVSTVDVGNIGTRPSCGCGVNLTGVKSGFECYPDVR from the coding sequence ATGAAAGAAGTTTTACGAAAAATTGTTTTAATGTTTCTGTTGATTTTTATTTCTTGGAATTCATGGTCCCAAGATAGGCCTATATCAGGTACTGTTGTAGATGAAAATGGCCTGCCACTTCCAGGTGTTTCGGTAAAGGTTCAAGACTTGCCAATTGGAGCAGTAACCGATTTTGATGGCAATTTTTCCTTTAGCCTACCTGATAATCCCAGGACCATACTTGTTTTTTCTTTTTTAGGTTTTGTGCAACAGGAAATTCCTCTAGGTGATCAAAGCACCTTTCATATTACCCTACTCGAAAGCGCTACAGGTCTAGGAGAGGTTATAGTTGTTGGATATGGATCGACGAATAGGGAAAATATTTCCACGGCAGTAAGTACTGTGGACGTAGGAAACATTGGTACTCGACCTAGTTGCGGATGTGGGGTCAACCTTACAGGGGTTAAGTCCGGGTTTGAATGTTACCCAGACGTCCGGTAA
- a CDS encoding LacI family DNA-binding transcriptional regulator has protein sequence MKKRQITIVDIGNALNLSASTVSRALHDHPSIGRKTKKAVVELANKLNYQPNLLAISLLSKKPKQLA, from the coding sequence ATGAAGAAAAGGCAGATAACCATAGTTGATATTGGTAATGCACTGAATTTATCAGCATCTACGGTATCCAGGGCACTACATGACCATCCTTCCATAGGAAGGAAGACCAAGAAAGCTGTGGTAGAATTGGCCAATAAACTTAATTATCAACCTAATTTGTTGGCGATAAGTCTACTTTCAAAAAAACCAAAACAATTGGCCTAA
- a CDS encoding substrate-binding domain-containing protein, whose translation MNGVQDVLVPKGYRLLISQSNESPEEEQRLIEALSQVRVDGIIISPSITTSDYKHLQNLKSTGMPLIVFDRDCPDFEGDKVLVDDYDGAFQAVEYLIKTGCKRIAHIVGPTGVSISKSRLRGYLDALRQYNLPIIHDLIVTSKGFTSECGEEVVIRLLDLKDPPDAIFVVNDQVAIGAMLVIRNRGFVIPDDISVIGFDDEPYCAYSYPSLSSVWQPIYGMGMLSAKILLNHCEENLNLNLNRREIFKPELMLRDSTKKC comes from the coding sequence ATTAATGGGGTTCAAGATGTGCTCGTACCCAAAGGCTATCGTCTTTTAATAAGTCAATCGAATGAATCTCCTGAAGAAGAACAGAGACTAATTGAAGCCCTCTCTCAAGTAAGAGTTGATGGTATTATTATATCCCCCTCGATAACCACATCTGATTACAAACATTTACAAAATCTAAAATCGACTGGAATGCCTTTAATTGTTTTTGACCGAGATTGCCCGGATTTTGAAGGAGATAAAGTTTTGGTTGATGATTATGATGGAGCTTTTCAAGCAGTTGAATATTTGATCAAAACGGGCTGCAAAAGAATTGCTCATATTGTCGGACCGACAGGTGTATCTATCTCCAAATCTCGATTAAGAGGATATTTGGATGCGCTCAGACAATATAATTTACCTATTATTCATGATCTCATAGTGACGAGTAAGGGTTTTACCTCTGAATGCGGAGAAGAAGTAGTTATAAGGCTTCTTGACCTAAAAGATCCACCGGATGCTATATTTGTTGTTAATGATCAAGTGGCAATAGGTGCGATGCTGGTCATCCGAAACAGAGGATTTGTTATTCCAGATGATATCTCTGTCATTGGATTTGACGATGAACCTTACTGCGCCTATTCTTATCCTTCTTTATCATCAGTTTGGCAACCAATATACGGAATGGGAATGCTTTCTGCTAAGATTCTCTTAAACCATTGCGAAGAAAATCTTAATTTAAATCTAAATAGGCGGGAGATTTTTAAGCCAGAACTGATGTTACGTGACTCTACAAAAAAATGCTAG
- a CDS encoding inositol oxygenase, which yields MKTEFSKKEIAPLKSIEDWEDDLISRYPNSKSSPKNKKEYRNYKDSERVKTVKEFYRLNHTYQTYEFVKVKEEEFLKFDKREMSLWEAIAFLNTLVDDSDPDTDLDQLQHLLQTSEAIRADGHPDWFILTYFMHDLGKVLCLFGEPQWAVVGDTFPVGCKHSEKIVLPEFFEANPDSKDERYSTKYGIYEPNCGLEKVKMSWGHDEYLYHMMKDYLPEPALYMIRYHSFYPQHRDNAYDHLLNDQDREMLKWVDMFNPYDLYSKVPVPPDAKALRPYYEDLVAKYLPPTLKF from the coding sequence ATGAAAACCGAATTTTCCAAAAAAGAAATTGCTCCGTTAAAGAGTATTGAAGACTGGGAAGATGATTTAATTTCTCGATATCCTAATTCCAAATCATCTCCCAAAAATAAAAAAGAATATCGAAACTATAAAGACTCCGAAAGAGTAAAAACAGTCAAAGAATTTTACAGGCTTAACCATACATATCAGACTTACGAGTTTGTAAAAGTCAAAGAGGAAGAATTTTTAAAGTTTGATAAACGGGAAATGTCTTTATGGGAAGCAATAGCTTTTTTAAATACTTTGGTCGATGATTCAGATCCTGATACTGATCTCGATCAACTTCAGCACCTACTACAAACTTCTGAGGCTATAAGGGCAGATGGGCATCCTGATTGGTTCATTCTAACCTACTTTATGCATGATTTAGGTAAAGTGTTATGTCTATTCGGTGAACCGCAATGGGCCGTTGTTGGTGACACTTTTCCTGTGGGCTGTAAACATTCAGAGAAAATTGTTTTACCGGAATTTTTTGAAGCCAATCCAGACTCCAAAGATGAACGATATAGTACAAAATATGGTATTTATGAACCTAATTGCGGACTTGAGAAGGTGAAGATGTCCTGGGGACACGACGAATATCTTTATCATATGATGAAGGACTATCTCCCTGAACCTGCACTTTACATGATTAGGTATCATTCTTTCTACCCTCAACACAGGGACAATGCTTATGATCATTTACTGAATGACCAGGATCGCGAAATGCTTAAATGGGTCGATATGTTCAATCCCTATGACCTATACTCTAAAGTTCCTGTACCACCAGATGCCAAAGCTCTTCGCCCTTATTATGAAGATTTAGTTGCTAAATACTTACCACCGACTTTAAAATTTTAA
- a CDS encoding solute:sodium symporter family transporter, which produces MLILISFVGFTAFVGFYSWYKLRNDNISTRDGYFLGGRSLTGVVIAGSMIMTNISTEHLVGMNGSAYKNGMIIIGWEVTSAIALVIAALYFLPTYLRMGLTTIPEYLETRFDGLTKTIVALLLMVSFVVTLLPIVLYTGAINLESIFNISEILNISKTEGIWVTVAAIGVLGSLYAILGGLKAVAFSDSINAIGLLVAGLFVPLFALWDIGSGNILNGLSQMYETIPHKFDVIGEESSVLPFSTLFTGLMINQIYFWGMNQTIIQRVFGAKNMAEAQKGLLYAGVLKIMIPLIIVLPGIIAFYYFGNKFYDQQDFIYPELVKKIFPVSLIGFFAAVILGAILSTFNSVLNSSATIFSLDIYKKLINSQAPDKELVRVGKISSVLLAVSSILIAPMVGNAPEGLYQLMQQLNGIFFIPIASILLAGLFIPKISATGAKVGLFTGLLFYLLTTFLMDINIHFIHVWGIEFVLNLVVMYLVSLKYPSKGRVSLSPHVHIDMTPWRYAKPLSLALCAITVLVYYLLGQ; this is translated from the coding sequence GTGCTGATCCTGATTTCATTTGTGGGTTTTACAGCTTTTGTTGGTTTTTACTCCTGGTACAAATTGCGTAATGACAACATAAGTACCAGAGACGGATATTTTCTCGGCGGAAGAAGTTTAACAGGAGTGGTTATTGCTGGTTCTATGATAATGACCAATATCTCCACTGAACATCTTGTAGGTATGAATGGTTCCGCCTATAAAAACGGCATGATTATTATAGGTTGGGAAGTAACCTCAGCTATCGCTTTAGTTATTGCTGCACTTTATTTTCTGCCTACTTATTTAAGAATGGGATTAACTACAATTCCAGAGTATCTTGAAACCCGATTTGACGGTTTGACAAAAACCATTGTAGCTCTACTGCTTATGGTTTCATTTGTCGTGACCTTGCTACCTATCGTTCTATATACTGGTGCCATTAATTTAGAAAGTATATTTAACATTTCTGAAATTTTGAACATTAGCAAAACAGAGGGTATCTGGGTAACGGTTGCTGCAATTGGAGTTTTAGGTTCTTTATACGCTATTTTAGGGGGGTTAAAGGCTGTAGCTTTTTCAGATTCTATAAACGCAATTGGATTACTTGTTGCGGGACTGTTCGTGCCGCTTTTTGCTCTTTGGGATATTGGCTCAGGGAATATCTTAAATGGACTTTCTCAAATGTATGAGACAATTCCCCACAAATTCGACGTAATTGGAGAGGAGTCGTCTGTCTTACCTTTCAGTACTCTTTTTACAGGGTTAATGATTAATCAAATTTACTTTTGGGGAATGAATCAAACCATTATTCAACGAGTATTTGGTGCAAAAAACATGGCTGAGGCCCAGAAAGGCCTCTTATATGCCGGAGTTCTAAAAATCATGATACCATTGATAATTGTTTTACCAGGAATTATAGCTTTTTATTATTTCGGAAATAAATTCTATGATCAACAGGATTTTATTTATCCGGAATTGGTGAAAAAGATCTTTCCCGTGAGCCTTATCGGATTTTTTGCCGCAGTAATTCTTGGAGCTATCTTGAGCACATTCAATAGCGTATTAAACTCTTCTGCCACCATCTTTAGTCTGGACATATACAAAAAGCTAATAAACTCACAAGCACCAGATAAAGAACTGGTTCGTGTAGGAAAAATCAGCTCTGTTTTATTAGCAGTATCTTCTATACTTATAGCACCTATGGTAGGAAATGCCCCTGAAGGTCTTTATCAATTAATGCAGCAACTAAATGGTATTTTCTTTATTCCAATTGCATCCATCTTACTTGCGGGACTGTTTATACCTAAAATTTCGGCCACAGGAGCAAAAGTAGGTCTATTTACGGGGTTGCTGTTCTATCTGCTTACGACCTTTCTAATGGATATTAATATCCATTTTATTCATGTTTGGGGAATAGAATTTGTTTTAAATTTAGTCGTAATGTATTTGGTTTCGCTTAAATACCCCAGTAAAGGTAGAGTGTCCTTATCACCACACGTACATATAGACATGACCCCCTGGAGATATGCCAAACCACTTTCCCTGGCTCTTTGTGCTATTACAGTCTTAGTTTATTACCTACTGGGACAATAA
- a CDS encoding molybdopterin cofactor-binding domain-containing protein: MGALRDGDDHGSAGGSRCLSGKITGWKYDLWSDGHSTRPGGDPSSLLPARFLDRGYGAPGGGYRGGAIRNSKPYYEIPNIKTDSHIFKGPLRISALRGLGAYANIFAIESFMDELAHKAGVDPISFRLNHLQDPRARTCVEKIKQNTSGVKPASREGLGYAFARYKNSASYFAVAALVEVADDDLVKLIKMWGVIDAGETINPDGLKNQTEGGMIQSASWTLREEVQFDTEHVSSRDWHTYPIFRFEEIPEVEVEVIDMVEEPPLGAGEAAQGPTAAAIANAVFNATGRRVRDLPINPVEKYLR, translated from the coding sequence TTGGGAGCCTTACGGGACGGCGATGATCATGGGAGTGCAGGCGGGAGTAGATGCTTAAGCGGAAAAATTACAGGCTGGAAATATGATTTGTGGAGTGACGGACATAGCACGAGGCCCGGAGGTGATCCGTCTTCGCTTCTTCCAGCCAGATTCCTGGACCGGGGATATGGAGCACCTGGCGGAGGCTATAGAGGAGGGGCAATAAGGAACTCGAAGCCTTACTATGAAATTCCAAATATTAAAACCGATTCTCACATTTTCAAAGGCCCTTTAAGAATTTCTGCTTTAAGAGGGCTGGGAGCTTATGCCAATATTTTTGCAATAGAGTCTTTTATGGATGAGCTGGCGCATAAAGCAGGTGTAGATCCTATTTCTTTTAGATTGAACCACCTTCAGGATCCGAGGGCGAGGACCTGTGTAGAAAAAATTAAACAAAACACCTCGGGTGTGAAACCTGCATCCCGCGAAGGTCTGGGGTATGCTTTTGCACGGTATAAGAATTCTGCTTCCTATTTTGCTGTCGCAGCGCTGGTGGAAGTAGCAGACGATGACCTGGTAAAATTGATAAAGATGTGGGGTGTTATAGATGCGGGAGAAACTATAAATCCCGACGGATTAAAAAATCAAACAGAAGGAGGGATGATCCAGTCTGCCAGCTGGACTTTGCGCGAAGAGGTACAGTTTGATACGGAACATGTAAGCAGTAGAGACTGGCATACATACCCCATTTTCAGGTTTGAAGAAATTCCTGAAGTGGAGGTGGAAGTGATAGATATGGTTGAGGAACCTCCTTTGGGTGCAGGGGAGGCGGCCCAGGGCCCAACTGCGGCAGCCATTGCCAATGCAGTTTTTAATGCCACCGGAAGAAGAGTGAGGGATCTTCCTATTAATCCTGTAGAAAAGTATTTACGTTAA
- a CDS encoding molybdopterin cofactor-binding domain-containing protein — MKTGRRDFIKQMGCVSIGFSILGPQALMGGRAEADCEMNPFLEDSVNAWLQVLEDGRVRVLTGKMELGQGIRIAVAQVAAEELNMDPHLVEVNLAETGVTANEGYTSWSRSIESSAMSIRKAAATAREILLEMAAKKLNSDASTLKLENGLVTDGSRNLNFFEILEGRQLEETLREPKEFYCKTKRRVVGKPIPRTDIAAMVRGEMEYVQDLKFPDMVHARIIRPSSYTSTLSALDETGLEQMPGFLKLVKIGSFVGVIVEEEYQALKISWEVNNRAKWKSEEFLPDTPLKDHLKNLPADTETDENTGNWEQSVKGAVVQHKASYFKPYLMHGANGPSCAVAHYNNNKLDVYTHSQGVYPLRDTLANLLEMEGESIHVKGVPGSGCYGHNAADDVAAEAALLAVEFPGRHVRLQWMRDEEHRWEPYGTAMIMGVQAGVDA; from the coding sequence ATGAAAACCGGACGGAGAGATTTTATAAAACAGATGGGATGTGTAAGCATCGGGTTTTCAATTCTGGGCCCACAAGCTTTAATGGGAGGGAGGGCTGAGGCAGATTGTGAAATGAATCCATTTTTAGAGGATAGTGTCAATGCCTGGTTACAGGTTTTGGAAGATGGCCGGGTAAGGGTGCTTACTGGTAAAATGGAACTGGGGCAGGGAATAAGAATTGCAGTTGCACAGGTGGCAGCAGAGGAATTAAATATGGATCCGCACCTGGTAGAAGTAAACCTAGCAGAAACCGGAGTCACAGCAAATGAAGGATATACCAGCTGGAGCCGCTCCATAGAATCCAGTGCAATGTCCATAAGAAAAGCGGCTGCAACTGCCCGGGAAATTCTTCTGGAAATGGCAGCAAAAAAATTAAATTCAGATGCATCCACGCTTAAGCTGGAGAATGGACTTGTAACGGATGGCAGCAGGAATTTAAATTTCTTCGAAATACTTGAAGGTCGGCAGCTTGAGGAAACTCTTCGGGAACCGAAGGAGTTTTATTGCAAGACCAAAAGGCGTGTTGTCGGCAAACCTATACCCCGAACAGATATTGCCGCCATGGTTAGGGGAGAGATGGAGTACGTTCAGGACCTGAAATTTCCCGATATGGTACACGCCCGAATTATAAGACCATCCTCGTATACCTCGACCTTATCCGCTTTGGATGAAACAGGTCTGGAGCAAATGCCGGGATTTTTAAAACTGGTAAAGATCGGCAGTTTTGTAGGAGTGATTGTCGAAGAAGAATATCAGGCGCTTAAAATTAGCTGGGAAGTGAATAACCGCGCCAAATGGAAAAGCGAAGAATTTTTACCGGATACTCCACTTAAGGATCATCTCAAAAACTTACCTGCAGATACTGAAACTGATGAAAATACAGGAAACTGGGAACAATCTGTAAAAGGAGCAGTGGTGCAGCATAAAGCTTCCTATTTTAAACCTTATCTAATGCACGGCGCCAATGGCCCTTCCTGTGCCGTAGCACATTATAACAACAATAAATTGGATGTCTATACCCACAGCCAGGGAGTCTACCCTTTAAGAGACACCCTGGCCAACCTTTTGGAAATGGAAGGGGAGTCTATCCATGTAAAAGGAGTTCCGGGATCCGGGTGTTACGGGCATAATGCTGCAGATGATGTTGCTGCTGAAGCTGCTTTACTGGCGGTCGAATTTCCCGGTCGGCATGTAAGGTTGCAATGGATGAGAGATGAGGAACATCGTTGGGAGCCTTACGGGACGGCGATGATCATGGGAGTGCAGGCGGGAGTAGATGCTTAA
- a CDS encoding (2Fe-2S)-binding protein, translated as MVLFDGVANPSCLIPIEQASEMKITTLEGLADENGNLHKVQQAFIDEQAAQCGYCLNGLVIASVALLEENPSPTDAEIQAGLYRNVCRCGVHSRVIKAVKRASNS; from the coding sequence ATGGTGCTGTTCGACGGGGTGGCCAATCCATCCTGTCTTATTCCTATAGAACAGGCTTCAGAAATGAAAATCACTACCCTTGAAGGACTGGCCGACGAAAACGGAAATCTTCACAAGGTACAACAGGCTTTTATAGATGAACAGGCAGCTCAATGCGGCTATTGCCTCAATGGCCTGGTGATAGCTTCGGTAGCTTTGTTGGAAGAAAATCCGTCGCCAACAGATGCCGAAATTCAGGCAGGTTTGTATAGGAATGTTTGTAGATGCGGAGTTCATTCAAGAGTTATTAAAGCAGTAAAACGGGCATCTAATTCTTAG